Proteins co-encoded in one Gossypium arboreum isolate Shixiya-1 chromosome 11, ASM2569848v2, whole genome shotgun sequence genomic window:
- the LOC108473261 gene encoding nuclear pore complex protein NUP160 isoform X3 gives MEVIYVYSLCCSTGDRISLSVDSSVKNFPVDEGGCIDVKLTSDKIWILKDNGLAYHHLFNSSNMEEAHCYALQEEFIADQLFQSSEHTSDDLISIISSILSSGKDQIVPFVSSIFLRRILHPGVYHNKVLRSTFLDYSKHWTDNEFQSLTVDGLKKEIISLVEHESMAESPISIFQGWKNFFCRYFQYWCKKNAPYALILQSTSGAVGLIRTHSVSLFRSLENTELLTDGLSEDLGDLASFGLDLFNDNSDREILFEVLRCVVNISQQLGKTASFIFYESFVGRQSISSEEIIPRLLKILGAGYGPSTRAGYLSGLGSDVALEREQRDHKNLRKFSVDMLLSLHDLCKKAASWRKILDVIESYLQFLVPKKFTQNSGAETLSCLNNSILVQASCQIAKVMFEYALDILLFVSYLMSIGGQINMVHDDITRIQVDLVPMIEEIISEWLIILVFCTTPSESPPIEDFSSQLSLLQIDNKINKRSWREKLGKCDFTLASLLLLHNQSSSGYERHLSLGCLLNPHEIITSVQKFASWIVWGNTGEVSSSFLRRSTELAIVLLRNGQYDAVEYLLAIFEANARRERIFRSIQGTSGDWCLLQHLLGCCLVAQTQRGLHGVLKGRKVSEAVSCFFRAASGEGASQALQSLSDEAGLPYLGFNGHVSAAWKLHYYQWVMQLFEQYNISEGACQFALAALEQVDDLGLGGDGFERDSSNESTTTIKGRLWANVFKFTLDLNLLNDAYCAIISNPDEESKYICLRRFVIVLYECGAIKQILCNGQLPLIGLADKVERELAWKAERTDILAKPNPYKLLYAFEIHRHNWRKAASYMYLYSARLRTDTVQKDQQHMSITLQERLNALSAAVNALQLVHPAYVWIDPLPEGYSLRNEHYPHKKAKTTVKEQSVNDVQSQRLQFCIDIEKLEYEIVLTSAEYQLSLANVKWTYSGIGKAPSDLVELLVLTNLYDTAFSVILKFWKDSDLKRELEKIFSAIALKCCPSTVSSSRTRSQSLLLTSSKDEVVVHGSPGMELTSEQTKANCHWETLEQYLEKYKNFHSRLPVIVAETLLRTDPHIELPLWLVKMFKENQRERPWGMTGPEPSSASLFRLYVDYGRYTEATNLFLEYVEAFASTRPLDIINRKRSSAVWFPYNTVERLWCQLEGLIKSGHMVDQSDKLKRLLYKSLVNHLKQLKVDSVDAVSSAG, from the exons ATGGAGGTGATTTATGTTTATAGTCTCTGCTGTTCTACGGGGGACAGGATCTCCTTGTCTGTAGACTCTTCAGTAAAAAATTTTCCTGTGGATGAG GGGGGATGCATTGATGTCAAACTTACGTCAGACAAGATCTGGATATTAAAGGATAATGGATTGGCGTATCACCACCTTTTCAATAGTAGTAATAT GGAAGAAGCACACTGCTATGCTTTACAAGAAGAATTTATTGCAGACCAGCTGTTTCAAAGTTCAGAACACACTTCAGATGATCTTATATCAATAATTAGTTCAATTTTGTCATCTGGAAAG GATCAGATTGTGCCATTTGTATCTTCTATTTTCTTGCGCAGGATTCTTCATCCTGGGGTTTACCATAATAAAGTTCTTCGTTCAACTTTTCTAGATTACAGCAAGCACTGGACTGATAATGAATTTCAGTCATTAACTGTGGATGGACTCAAAAAGGAGATTATTTCACTTGTTGAACATGAG AGTATGGCTGAAAGTCCTATATCTATATTTCAAGGGTGGAAAAATTTTTTTTGTCGCTATTTTCAATACTGGTGTAAAAAGAATGCTCCGTATGCATTGATTTTACAGTCCACCTCAGGTGCTGTTGGTCTAATCAGAACACATTCTGTCTCTTTGTTCCGTAGTTTGGAAAATACTGAGCTGCTTACTGATG GGCTGTCAGAAGATCTTGGTGATCTTGCTAGCTTTGGATTGGATTTATTTAATGACAACTCTGATCGCGAGATTCTTTTTGAAGTTCTCAGATGTGTCGTAAACATCAGCCAACAGTTGGGAAAAACTGCTTCTTTTATCTTTTATGAATCATTTGTTGGAAGACAGAGTATCTCATCTGAAGAGATTATTCCTCGCTTGCTGAAGATTTTAGGAGCTGGATATGGTCCATCAACAAGAGCAGGCTATTTATCTGGTCTTGGATCTGATGTTGCTTTGGAGAGGGAACAGAGAGATCATAAAAATCTAAGAAAATTCTCTGTTGACATGCTTTTATCTCTTCACGATCTTTGCAAAAAAGCTGCCTCATGGAGAAAAATCTTGGATGTCATAGAGAGTTATCTACAATTTCTTGTCCCTAAAAAATTTACACAGAATTCAGGTGCTGAAACATTATCTTGTCTCAACAATTCCATCTTGGTTCAGGCTTCCTGCCAGATTGCAAAGGTGATGTTTGAGTATGCATTGGACATCCTTCTTTTTGTAAGCTATCTGATGAGCATTGGTGGGCAG ATTAACATGGTGCATGATGACATAACTAGAATACAAGTTGACTTGGTTCCGATGATTGAAGAAATTATTTCTGAGTGGCTTATCATTCTGGTTTTCTGCACAACACCATCAGAATCACCTCCAATTGAAGATTTCAGTTCTCAACTTTCATTGCTGCAGATTG ATAATAAGATCAATAAAAGATCATGGAGGGAGAAACTTGGGAAATGTGATTTCACATTAGCCTCTTTACTTCTACTACATAATCAAAGTTCCTCTGGGTATGAGAGACATCTTTCTTTGGGATGCCTCCTTAATCCACATGAAATTATTACTTCAGTGCAGAAGTTTGCTAGCTGGATAGTATGGGGAAATACTGGGGAAGTTTCTTCTTCCTTCTTGAGGCGCTCAACTGAATTAGCAATTGTCCTTCTTAGGAATGGCCAATATGATGCTGTTGAG TACCTGCTTGCTATTTTTGAGGCCAATGCAAGAAGGGAGAGGATATTCAGAAGTATTCAAGGTACTAGTGGTGATTGGTGCTTACTTCAACATCTCCTTGGATGCTGTCTTGTTGCTCAAACTCAGCGTGGGTTACATGGAGTTCTGAAAGGAAGGAAAGTCAGTGAAGCTGTTAGCTGTTTCTTCAG AGCTGCATCAGGAGAAGGAGCTTCACAGGCCTTGCAGAGTTTGTCTGATGAAGCAGGGTTGCCATATCTTGGTTTTA ATGGTCATGTATCTGCTGCATGGAAGCTTCATTACTATCAATGGGTAATGCAGTTATTTGAGCAATATAACATTAGCGAGGGTGCTTGCCAATTTGCTCTTGCTGCACTGGAGCAAGTTGATGATCTTGGCCTTGGAGGTGATGGCTTTGAGAGAGATTCATCTAATGAATCCACTACTACCATCAAAGGACGTCTTTGGGCAAATGTTTTCAAGTTTACTTTAGATCTTAATCTTCTGAATGATGCATACTGTGCAATAATTTCAAATCCAGATGAAGAGAGCAAGTACATCTGCTTAAGGCGCTTTGTTATTGTTCTTTATGAATGTGGAGCAATAAAG CAGATACTCTGCAATGGTCAATTGCCCTTAATTGGTTTAGCAGACAAGGTTGAGCGAGAACTTGCATGGAAG GCGGAGCGTACGGATATCTTGGCAAAGCCAAATCCATACAAATTGCTTTATGCATTTGAAATTCACAGGCATAATTGGCGAAAGGCAGCTAGTTACATGTATCTATATTCTGCTCGATTACGAACTGATACAGTTCAGAAAGATCAGCAGCATATGTCAATTACACTGCAGGAGAGGCTGAATGCACTCTCTGCTGCTGTTAATGCCCTGCAGCTTGTCCATCCTGCTTATGTTTGGATTGATCCCCTGCCTGAGGGATATTCTCTTCGGAATGAGCATTACCCACATAAAAAGGCTAAAACAACAGTGAAAGAACAGT CTGTTAATGATGTACAATCTCAGAGGCTGCAATTTTGCATTGATATTGAGAAACTTGAATATGAGATTGTGCTAACATCAGCAGAATATCAGCTTTCACTGGCAAATGTAAAGTGGACATATTCTG GAATCGGAAAAGCCCCATCAGATCTGGTTGAGCTTCTAGTCCTAACTAATTTATATGACACGGCCTTCAGCGTTATTTTAAAATTCTGGAAGGATTCCGATCTGAAGAG GGAACTGGAAAAGATCTTCTCTGCTATTGCATTGAAGTGCTGCCCTAGTACGGTTAGCTCATCTCGGACTAG ATCGCAGAGTCTATTATTGACTTCATCCAAGGATGAAGTGGTTGTTCACGGTTCACCTGGTATGGAGCTCACCAGTGAACAAACTAAGGCGAATTGTCACTGGGAAACTCTTGAGCAGTATCTT GAGAAGTACAAAAACTTTCATTCTAGATTGCCAGTAATAGTTGCTGAAACGCTTCTTCGTACTGATCCTCATATTGAATTGCCTTTATGGCTGGTTAAAATGTTCAAG GAAAATCAGAGGGAAAGGCCTTGGGGAATGACTGGTCCAGAGCCAAGTTCAGCATCCTTGTTTCGACTATATGTTGATTATGGTCGATATACAGAAGCAACAAATCTGTTTCTTGAGTATGTAGAAGCGTTTGCATCAACA AGACCGCTAGACATAATTAATCGCAAAAGATCATCTGCAGTATGGTTCCCATATAACACAGTAGAGCGGCTTTGGTGCCAACTAGAGGGGTTGATCAAATCAGGGCACATGGTTGACCAATCTGATAAGCTCAAAAGGCTACTGTATAAATCTTTAGTAAATCATCTAAAGCAG CTCAAGGTGGATTCAGTTGATGCAGTTTCTTCCGCAGGCTAA